The genomic window AGCTGTGGGGTCTGCCTCCTCCATCAGGATGGGCCTGTCCAGCCTTGGGAGCTGCTTTCCTGGCTCCTACCTGTCTGCTGGGTGCCACCCCTCTGGTTTTGTTGGGAGTGGGGGCTGGTTCTGCGAGGGCTCCTTCAACGGCAGCGAGAAGGAGACCATGCAGTTTCTGAATGACCGCCTGGCCAGCTACCTGGAGAAGGTGCGCCAGCTAGAGCGGGAGAACACAGAGCTGGAGAAACGCATCCGGGAGTGGTACGAGTCTCAGATTCCATACATCTGCCCAGACTACCAGTCTTACTTCAAGACCATTGAGGAGCTCCAGCAAAAGGTAACGGGGACCTGGCCCCTCTCCAGCATCCCCAGCCCTGGGGGTCCCTGTCTCATCTCAAGAGACTACCCAGAGATGGTAGCTCTTGGGGAATTCTCTGTCCAGGGCAAGCTCTTCTGTCTGGAGTCCTGGTTTCCTGGGAGACCCACACATCTGTGCGAGTCCTCTGCTTGCTTATAACTATGCCAGccatcctctcccctcctcaccaTCTCAGCCTTAGGAAGGGCAATAGCCTATACCCAGCGACTACAGGATGTAGGCGCCGTGCCTGATGCTTGGTATCcattggattatttattcctCATCTTGGAGAGATAGCTATTACTGGACCCATTTAACAGATACAGAAGTTAAATATCAGGGcggttcagtaacttgcccaagattgcACAGCCTCTGAGTGTTAGATGCAGAATCAGAATCCAGGCTGGCCTGGTTTTTTCCACCTCGCCCTGAGGCATCCTGCCGTGCCACTCTGGGGCCTACTTCTAGGGGTGGCCCTCCTGGACTGGTGATCCCTCCATACATGGGCTCAGGGCTGGGGCTACTGAGGGTACTGGTGGGATTTAGAAGCATGGCCTTTGTGAGCTGGGCGatccccgcccgcccccccccccccgcgggggCTTTCCTAGCTCACGGGATGCCCCTTGTTCCTCAGATCCTGCTGACCAAGGCTGAGAATGCCAGGCTGGTCCTGCAGATTGACAACGCCAAGCTGGCTGCTGATGACTTTCGGACCAAGTGAGTGGGCCCCAGTGGGGAAGGTCTGCTGTGCTTTCCCTTGCCTCTCTCCTCGGCCTTGGGAGCTGGTGAGCCAGGAGGAAGGCCAGAGGGAACCGTAAGTGGGAATACAGCACAGGCCCTGGATCCCTTCTGGGTCCGAGGAAAGGCTCACTGTGCTGCTGACCCCAAGTCAGCCCCCTCAGCTGATGGAGGGCAGCCTGTGCCTGGCTCCCTGACTCAGCAGGGCTCTGCACATGCAGGTACGAGACAGAGTTGTCCATGCGGCAGTTGGTAGAGTCGGACATGAACGGGCTGCGCCGGATCCTGGACGAGCTGACCCTGTGCAAGGCCGACTTGGAGGCCCAGGTGGAATCCCTGAAGGAGGAGCTCCTGTGCCTCAAGAAGAACCACGAGGAGGTGAGGCTGGTGCTGTGCAACCTTCCAGCGTTTCCCAACCTGGGTGACCCTTGGGCTCAACGACAGTGACCATGGCTCCCATAGGAACTCCAGCTGGCATCTGTTGAGGGCATACTGTATGTCAGGAGCTATCTGAGACTCtttgcaataaaaaaattttatttatttatttgatagagagaaagagagcacaagcggaggagggtggcagcagagggagaagcaggaccccactaagcagggatcccgatgcagggctccatcccaggaccctgggatcatgacctgagctgaaggcagaggcttaaccacctgagcccctcaggcacccctaaatactttgcattttgttctcacttcatttcatcctcacaatcgtcccattttacagatgagaaaaacgaggcacagagcagttaagtcacttgcttaaggtcacacagaTCCCATATTCCTGCCCATGACACTAAATCTTCCTCTGGACGTTAGTGCCTGATAACATTTCTTCTATTTGCCTGACATTTGCATCATCTTTGACTCTCCTGTATCCCCAGAGGAGGTAGGTGTATGTCCATGAAGGGACctaggctcagagaagttaagatccaagtctgaggtcacacagccggCCGCGGAGGGaggaggatttgaacccagcctCCTGTACCCTCAATCCAGCATCCTTTCCACAATCTTGGTGCCACCATGCCTTCCCTCCACAGGAAGTCAACGTGCTCCGTTGCCAACTTGGGGACCGACTGAACGTGGAGGTAGATGCCGCCCCCCCAGTGGATCTCAACAAGATTCTGGATGATATGAGATGCCAGTATGAGGCCCTGGTGGAGAACAACCGTAGAGACGTGGAGGCCTGGTTCAACACCCAGGTGGGTCTGGGGCCGCCTGGGACCATAGGCTCCTGGGGCAGTGGTTCTCCTTGAAAGGAGCGTCCCTTGGTCTGACCACACTCTGGGGCCTCTTGCGTTTCAGACCGAGGAGCTGAACAAGCAGGTGGTGTCCAGCTCGGAGCAGCTGCAGTGCTGTCAGACGGAGATCATTGAGCTGAGACGCTCGGTCAATGCCCTGGAGATCGAGCTACAGGCCCAGCACAGCCTGGTGAGTGGCCTCTGCCTGAGGGACCAGCTGCAGCTCCTGGCAAGCCCAGACCCACCAGCCTTGGCACAGGACTTATCCTGGGGTGTGATCATGCAGGATGTGGAGATACCTGGGCAGGATTTGGAGATACCCGGGGCTTCGGGGATCTGGGTGGGACTACTTCCTGTGAGcagcccttcctctctccccttacAGAGGAATTCCCTGGAATCCACGCTGACGGAGACTGAGGCCCGCTACGGCTCCCAGCTGGCCCAGATGCAGTGCCTGATCAGCAACGTGGAGGCCCAGTTGGCCGAGATCAGGTGTGACCTGGAGCGGCAGAACCAGGAGTACCAGGTCCTGCTGGACGTCAAGGCCCGGCTGGAGTCAGAGATCGCCACCTACCGCCGCCTGCTGGAGGGCGAGGACTGCAAGTGAGTGGCTGTGGGTCCTGGAGAGCCAGGTGTGGGGACAGGGCTCCCTGGACCACCCCTCGGGGCCTCGGAGAGGGTGTCAGTCTCTGCAGAGGTTAGTGCACAGAGGACGGGGATCTATTCAAAGCCTTTCTCTAGAGATCCCTTGTCATCCCAGCTTGGTCATCACAGTGGGGACAAGCTGCCCCCTCCTGCTGCCACAGCTCATCCCCAACTGTCGTGCTTGGGTGGGGGCTCCTTGTCTTCATTCCTGTAGCCCTTGGGGTTTTTAGAGGCACTGAAGCCATTCGTCGTTGTCACCCACCTATAGTCACTCTATCCCCTAAATCTATTTAACGGGGGATCTCAGTCCCATGCCCCATGCCCAATGCCCTCTGATTGATTTCATTTCCTCAGGCTGCCTGCGCACCCTTGTGCTACGGAATGCAAACCTTCCATGAGGGGACCTTACGTCTCGACCGGGCCCTGTGCTCCAGCTGTGCCCTGCGGCCCGGCTCCCCAGGTCAGCACCCAGATCCGTACCATCACCGAGGAGATCAGAGATGGGAAAGTCATCTCCTCCAGGGAGCACCTGCAGCCCTGCCCGCTGTAGCCAGCCTCGGGAAGGACATGCCTATGGCTCTCAGCTTtaaaggccccccccccccccgttccctagagaggctccccgctcagcagattttttttctaccaaaataCTTCTTATATTGTGTTTCTGGACTTCACTGTTTTTATGCTATGCAAAACTAGTTTCCTCTGGAAATATACCCAATAAACTGTGTTCTCTTGGCATTGCAAACTTGACTCTGTCTGTTCTTGTGAGGTTAGCTAGTGCGGATGTTTGATCAAGGGTCTCAGGTCTGTCTTCCTGCGTCTGAGTGGTAGGAAGTGACAGGAcgattaaaatatttaaaaatggggataCCTCAGACCCTGGCCTGTGTGAACAGATGGGCGTAGCCATTACCCACAGGCTCGGCCCTGCTCATGGGTACCCACCTGGGGCGGCCCCACAAGGGACAGTCTTCCTCAGATCCTCAAGCCAGCCTTCCTCAGTTGCCCTGTCTGGATCTGGgggccccctctcctccccttcagctTCTCCTCCTTTGTCTAGCTTCCACCACCCTGCTGGCTCGTCCCCAGGCCTGACCCTGGTGACAGTTCAGGAGAGCAGTTTCCAGGAccgagtggggagaggcagaccgCAGCCAGCCAGCCTGGACTGACCACCTCAGGGAGGGGAGCTCGGGGACGAAGGCAGGAGGGCCAGCTGACTCCCAGTGCCGGATACAGGGCTGAAATGATACAGGGCGGCAGGGACAAGGACTTGTGGGGGGtcagacagggaggagagggaaggaagctcGCTGTGGGGCAGAAGGTAGAGCGCCCTGAAGTCTCCTGGCTGAGCCGTGCCCTTCTTGGAGCCCAGCCTAACTGTGCCGGCCCCAGAcacccctctgagcagagaagcaTGACCTGTGAGACGTCTGAGAGCCCCATGGCTTATTCTTTGTCCCTCTGATTTATTCTTTGTGGAGAACACAGGGCTGGAGAAGGCAGCAGCTTGCTCCGGGCCACACAGCAGTGAGTGACAAGGAAGAGGCCATGGTCCGGCCATTCCTGTTGGGATGCTGGCGCTCTTCTCCCTAGTATTGCCGCACCCCTCCCCAACGACCTGAGTCATTACTACCTGCTGGACAAAGTCAGCGGGGCAGCCCTGCCCTGTCCCGCTCCTCCCTGTGCTCCATACCCTTGAGGTCCGCCTTTCTCCGTTCTGGCCTGAGGCTCCGGACAGGAGAGGTGGGCTGCTGGGGGTGCAGAGAGCGTGTCCCACCCTTGCGTGCTGGTGCACGGAGACAACCAGGGATGGGCAGGGATGGACGTCTGTTCTGATTTCCGCCCGAgctgcctccctcctgctgctGCAGGCAGACAGACCACACAAGGCTGTGTCCGGACCAGCAGTCACAGCCAACTCCTACCCCTGCTCCGAGCATTGTCTGAATGGGCTCACTCCACAGGGTATGGGGTGCCTCATCTCGGGCGCTCACACCGCCATGTGGGATTGTGGGTGCTTTCTCTATGTAGCTTTCTCTAGCTTTTCATGAAATTTTCAGAGCATCTGCACTGGGTAAGGAAGCCCTCCTAGTCTCAACCTCGTAACCTACCCTTAACTGAGTTCTAGCTTAAACTCCTCACTACTGGGCAGACCAGATCTTAGCACCGCCAGGGCCCACACCGGCGCAGCGAGGGGCAGGCTTAGGATGCCCTCTCAAACTTTTAGATGCCCATGTCATTGCTCTTTTCTCgatagcagagagagagatgataggaCACATTACATTTTATCGAATTTCCCCAGAGTGAACATAATCCTTTTTTTTCAAGGCATTTCTGATCTTGTGGATACTGATGCCAAGATGCCACCTGGCTCATTGACACACACTCAGGTCAATTAGTCAACAGATAGGTACTGAACACCCCGCGTGTGGGAAACCCAGTGCTGAAGCAGGGGCACATCTATGGAGAAGTGGGGACGTTGGAGAGGCAGCTGGACCCAGTGTGGGATCCCAGGCCTTGTCCTCAAGAACCTGATGGCCCAGCTGGGGACACGACGCCTGTGCTGCCCCTCCCAGCACTGGGCATGGCAAGTGTGCGTGTGGGGCAGGCTCTCGGGTTCTCAGGACAGGGAGAGATCAAGGAGGGCTGGGGGTGTACGGGAGATTTGGAATT from Mustela nigripes isolate SB6536 chromosome 16, MUSNIG.SB6536, whole genome shotgun sequence includes these protein-coding regions:
- the LOC132004392 gene encoding keratin, type I cuticular Ha6, with protein sequence MATQVCSPVFSSGSAKGLCSPAGGLSRVSSVRSVGSCRVPSLAGAVGSASSIRMGLSSLGSCFPGSYLSAGCHPSGFVGSGGWFCEGSFNGSEKETMQFLNDRLASYLEKVRQLERENTELEKRIREWYESQIPYICPDYQSYFKTIEELQQKILLTKAENARLVLQIDNAKLAADDFRTKYETELSMRQLVESDMNGLRRILDELTLCKADLEAQVESLKEELLCLKKNHEEEVNVLRCQLGDRLNVEVDAAPPVDLNKILDDMRCQYEALVENNRRDVEAWFNTQTEELNKQVVSSSEQLQCCQTEIIELRRSVNALEIELQAQHSLRNSLESTLTETEARYGSQLAQMQCLISNVEAQLAEIRCDLERQNQEYQVLLDVKARLESEIATYRRLLEGEDCKLPAHPCATECKPSMRGPYVSTGPCAPAVPCGPAPQVSTQIRTITEEIRDGKVISSREHLQPCPL